The Lytechinus pictus isolate F3 Inbred chromosome 17, Lp3.0, whole genome shotgun sequence genome contains a region encoding:
- the LOC135157229 gene encoding uncharacterized protein DDB_G0271670-like, protein MASVSTNPTTQTTTQSTTSPTIVSTESSSTAADSSSTSRTSTEPTTSSTTGSTERSSTAADSTSQSITQSTTSSTTGSTSAVSQGSPGVSTIQSTIQSTTSPTKGSTSNPAQSSSAVSDIKSTTQTPTSSTTGSNLGISTPASKGGRESAESRESEGE, encoded by the coding sequence ATGGCAAGTGTTTCCACTAACCCAACTACCCAAACAACCACACAGTCGACCACAAGTCCAACCATAGTCTCGACTGAAAGCTCGTCCACTGCGGCTGACTCGAGTTCAACTAGCCGAACATCCACAGAGCCGACCACAAGTTCAACCACAGGCTCAACTGAACGATCGTCCACTGCGGCAGACTCAACTAGCCAATCAATCACACAGTCGACCACAAGTTCAACTACAGGTTCAACGAGTGCCGTATCACAAGGCTCACCCGGAGTCTCAACTATCCAATCAACCATACAGTCGACCACAAGTCCAACTAAAGGCTCAACGAGTAACCCAGCACAAAGCTCATCTGCAGTCTCAGATATCAAATCAACCACACAGACTCCCACAAGTTCAACTACAGGCTCAAACTTAGGTATATCTACTCCAGCATCTAAAGGAGGTAGAGAGAGCGCTGAGAGCAGGGAGTCAGAAGGTGAGTGA